A region from the Citrobacter koseri ATCC BAA-895 genome encodes:
- a CDS encoding helix-turn-helix transcriptional regulator, whose protein sequence is MKIIVATHDFYFQQGAEVLFNSCEALGVEHFNSERETYFIICDNEFAGLMSILFYGYDFYLACKSEPCNMKHGSCLNDQGKSLTHNERIIAFLLYYKHFSVEQIARVRGRSKKTVYSHIYNIKKKIGLKNGMHLPFKSNGIDRNAFFELIFLI, encoded by the coding sequence ATGAAAATTATCGTCGCGACGCATGATTTTTATTTTCAGCAAGGCGCTGAAGTATTATTCAATTCGTGTGAGGCACTTGGCGTTGAACATTTTAACAGCGAAAGAGAAACGTATTTTATTATCTGTGATAATGAGTTCGCCGGACTCATGAGCATACTTTTCTACGGATATGATTTTTACCTTGCCTGCAAGTCAGAGCCTTGCAATATGAAACATGGATCTTGTTTGAATGATCAAGGTAAATCATTAACACATAATGAAAGAATTATCGCTTTCCTTTTATACTATAAACACTTTAGTGTAGAGCAAATCGCCAGGGTGAGAGGTCGAAGTAAGAAAACAGTATATTCGCATATTTACAATATCAAGAAAAAAATCGGCTTAAAAAATGGAATGCACCTGCCATTTAAAAGTAACGGCATTGATCGGAATGCTTTTTTTGAACTGATATTTCTCATCTGA
- the ldhA gene encoding D-lactate dehydrogenase, which produces MKLAVYSTKQYDKKYLQHVNESFGFELEFFDFLLTEKTAKTANGCEAVCIFVNDDGSRPVLEELKKHGVKYIALRCAGFNNVDLDAAKELGLQVVRVPAYSPEAVAEHAIGMMMTLNRRIHRAYQRTRDANFSLEGLTGFTMHGKTAGVIGTGKIGVAALRILKGFGMRLLAFDPYPSAAALELGVEYVDLPTLFAESDVISLHCPLTAENYHLLNHAAFDQMKNGVMVINTSRGALIDSQAAIEALKNQKIGSLGMDVYENERDLFFEDKSNDVIQDDVFRRLSACHNVLFTGHQAFLTAEALTSISETTLQNLEQLSKGETCPNALF; this is translated from the coding sequence ATGAAACTCGCTGTTTACAGTACAAAGCAGTACGACAAGAAGTACCTGCAACATGTTAACGAGTCCTTTGGTTTTGAACTTGAATTTTTTGACTTTCTGCTGACTGAAAAAACGGCAAAAACCGCCAACGGTTGCGAGGCGGTATGCATCTTCGTTAACGACGACGGCAGCCGCCCGGTTCTGGAAGAGCTGAAAAAGCACGGCGTAAAATACATTGCGCTGCGTTGCGCTGGCTTCAATAACGTCGATCTGGACGCCGCAAAAGAGCTGGGTCTGCAAGTCGTGCGCGTCCCGGCCTATTCTCCTGAAGCCGTCGCCGAACATGCGATTGGTATGATGATGACGCTGAACCGTCGCATTCATCGCGCTTATCAACGTACCCGTGATGCAAACTTTTCACTGGAAGGTCTGACCGGTTTTACCATGCACGGTAAAACGGCTGGCGTGATCGGGACGGGCAAGATCGGCGTCGCCGCGCTGCGTATTCTGAAAGGTTTTGGTATGCGACTGCTGGCGTTTGATCCTTACCCAAGCGCCGCCGCGCTGGAGCTTGGCGTGGAGTATGTCGATCTGCCGACGCTGTTTGCGGAATCTGATGTCATTTCTCTGCATTGCCCGCTGACAGCTGAAAACTACCATTTGCTTAATCATGCCGCGTTCGATCAGATGAAAAATGGGGTGATGGTGATCAACACCAGTCGTGGGGCGTTGATTGATTCGCAGGCGGCAATTGAAGCGTTGAAAAACCAGAAGATTGGTTCACTGGGGATGGACGTCTATGAAAACGAACGCGATCTGTTCTTTGAGGACAAGTCCAACGATGTGATTCAGGATGACGTATTCCGTCGTCTGTCTGCCTGCCATAACGTGCTATTCACCGGGCACCAGGCTTTCCTGACTGCGGAAGCGTTGACCAGCATCTCGGAAACCACTCTGCAAAATCTGGAACAGCTCTCAAAAGGTGAAACCTGCCCGAACGCCCTGTTCTGA
- a CDS encoding putative hemolysin, translated as MRAAFLVGCAALLLSACSNEPVQQATAAHVAPGLKAAMSSSGEANCAMIGGSLSVARQLDGSAIGMCALPNGKRCSEQSLAAGSCGSY; from the coding sequence ATGCGCGCAGCGTTTTTAGTGGGGTGTGCCGCGTTATTATTGTCGGCCTGTAGTAATGAGCCTGTTCAGCAGGCGACGGCAGCGCATGTTGCGCCGGGGTTAAAGGCGGCAATGTCCAGTTCCGGGGAAGCTAACTGCGCCATGATTGGCGGGTCGCTCTCTGTTGCCCGTCAGCTTGACGGATCGGCGATTGGCATGTGCGCATTACCCAACGGCAAACGCTGTAGTGAACAGTCGCTCGCCGCTGGAAGCTGCGGCAGCTATTAA
- the ompC gene encoding porin OmpC — MKRKVLALVIPALLAAGAAHAAEVYNKDGNKLDLYGKVDGLHYFSDDANSDGDQTYMRMGFKGETQVNDMITGYGQWEYQVQANGTEGDKGDSWTRLAFAGIKVGDYGSFDYGRNYGVLYDVEGWTDMLPEFGGDSYTKADNFMTGRANGVATYRNTDFFGLVDGLSFALQYQGANENQVTNEQEGTGNGGDRDVKNSNGDGFGISSTYDLGMGVSFGAAYTTSDRTNQQANHSTAGGDKADAWTAGLKYDANNIYLATMYSETRNMTPYGGKDSWSDSTIANKTQNFEVTAQYQFDFGLRPAVSFLMSKGKDLAGGEDKDLVKYADVGATYYFNKNFSTYVDYKINLLDEDDSFYTRNDMSTDDVVALGMVYQF, encoded by the coding sequence ATGAAAAGAAAAGTACTGGCTCTCGTAATCCCTGCCCTGTTAGCCGCAGGCGCGGCCCACGCCGCTGAAGTTTATAATAAAGACGGCAATAAATTAGATCTCTATGGCAAAGTAGACGGTCTGCATTATTTCTCTGATGACGCAAATTCTGACGGCGATCAAACATACATGCGTATGGGTTTCAAAGGTGAAACTCAGGTTAACGATATGATCACGGGTTACGGCCAGTGGGAATATCAGGTTCAGGCTAACGGTACCGAAGGTGATAAAGGTGACTCCTGGACTCGTCTGGCATTCGCAGGTATTAAAGTCGGTGACTATGGTTCATTCGACTACGGCCGTAACTACGGCGTACTGTACGACGTGGAAGGCTGGACCGATATGCTGCCAGAATTCGGCGGCGACTCTTATACCAAAGCAGACAACTTCATGACCGGTCGTGCTAACGGCGTAGCAACCTACCGTAATACCGACTTCTTCGGTCTGGTGGATGGTCTGAGCTTTGCGCTGCAATATCAGGGTGCGAATGAAAACCAGGTTACCAACGAGCAGGAAGGTACGGGCAACGGCGGCGACCGCGATGTGAAAAACTCCAACGGTGACGGCTTCGGTATCTCCTCAACTTACGATCTGGGTATGGGCGTCAGCTTCGGTGCGGCATATACCACTTCCGACCGAACGAATCAGCAAGCAAATCACTCTACTGCTGGCGGTGATAAAGCAGATGCGTGGACTGCTGGCCTGAAATATGACGCTAACAACATCTATCTGGCGACCATGTATTCTGAAACACGTAACATGACGCCATATGGTGGAAAAGATAGCTGGAGTGATAGCACCATTGCCAACAAAACCCAGAACTTTGAAGTTACAGCGCAGTACCAGTTCGACTTCGGTCTGCGTCCTGCCGTATCTTTCCTGATGTCTAAAGGTAAGGATCTGGCCGGCGGTGAAGATAAAGACCTGGTTAAATATGCTGACGTAGGCGCGACCTACTACTTCAACAAAAACTTCTCCACTTATGTTGATTACAAAATCAACCTGCTGGATGAAGATGACAGCTTCTACACTCGCAACGATATGTCTACTGACGACGTCGTTGCTCTGGGTATGGTTTACCAGTTCTAA
- the hslJ gene encoding heat shock protein HslJ — protein sequence MKKIVALVALSMLMAGCVSNGKVSVNRDQLQHHRFVLESVNGKPVAAGKNAPELSFGEKMTVSGRMCNRFSGQGKLSDGELKVKDMAMTRMMCADPQLNELDHTISAMLKQGAQVDLTANQLTLATAEQTLMFRLADLVH from the coding sequence ATGAAGAAGATCGTCGCACTGGTTGCACTCAGCATGCTTATGGCAGGCTGCGTCAGCAATGGAAAAGTCTCCGTTAACCGTGATCAGCTACAGCATCACCGTTTTGTTCTGGAGAGTGTAAACGGAAAACCAGTCGCTGCGGGTAAGAACGCCCCGGAGTTAAGCTTCGGTGAAAAAATGACGGTTTCTGGCCGCATGTGCAACCGCTTCAGCGGCCAGGGCAAGCTGTCTGATGGCGAGCTGAAAGTCAAAGACATGGCGATGACGCGTATGATGTGCGCCGACCCGCAGTTAAATGAACTGGATCACACCATTAGCGCGATGCTCAAACAAGGCGCGCAGGTCGACTTAACGGCTAACCAGTTGACGCTGGCGACCGCAGAACAAACGCTGATGTTCCGACTGGCTGATTTAGTGCATTAA
- a CDS encoding YadA-like family protein, with the protein MHKNVMASMLGVVLFGALSNISWAEDQNNPNKTITRGELNNELIELARSLSQKGENYRNEVVRYVNGRVNDAANTTKNYINEQINAQNRSLASQRDAINTVKQDVTVSVGKVNKELDEQKDVLRGEIGQAKADAIAQADNNAKVVRGELKQQGDSLRGEIGSAKRDAYARADSNAKAVRDELKQQGDSLRGEIGSVKRDAYARIDNNTEAVRGELSQTSKYLSGKINANQSAASKNSRRLDLHESWQKMATDRMNGLQKQISNNRKEIRESAAQNAALAGLFQPYSVGKFNATAALGGYSDKQAVAVGIGYRFTDNVAGKMAVAAGGDSVSWNTGISLEF; encoded by the coding sequence ATGCATAAGAATGTTATGGCCTCTATGTTAGGTGTGGTTTTGTTCGGGGCTCTAAGCAATATCAGTTGGGCAGAAGATCAGAACAATCCCAACAAAACAATTACCAGGGGAGAACTAAATAATGAACTGATCGAATTAGCCCGATCTCTTTCTCAAAAAGGGGAGAATTATCGAAACGAGGTGGTTAGATATGTAAATGGGCGTGTAAATGATGCTGCAAATACGACGAAAAATTATATTAATGAACAAATTAATGCTCAAAATCGCTCGCTGGCTTCACAGCGGGACGCAATAAATACGGTGAAACAGGACGTGACCGTAAGCGTTGGGAAGGTTAATAAAGAACTGGATGAACAAAAGGATGTTCTGCGCGGCGAAATCGGCCAGGCCAAAGCTGATGCAATTGCACAGGCTGACAATAATGCGAAAGTTGTGCGTGGTGAGCTTAAGCAGCAGGGTGATTCCCTGCGTGGTGAAATCGGCAGCGCCAAAAGGGATGCCTACGCACGGGCCGACAGTAATGCAAAAGCCGTGCGTGACGAGCTTAAGCAGCAGGGTGATTCCTTGCGCGGCGAAATCGGCAGTGTCAAAAGGGATGCTTACGCGCGTATAGACAACAATACGGAAGCTGTTCGTGGCGAGCTTTCTCAGACCAGCAAATATTTATCTGGAAAAATCAATGCTAACCAGTCTGCGGCCAGTAAGAATAGTCGCCGTTTAGATCTTCATGAATCCTGGCAAAAAATGGCGACAGACAGAATGAATGGTCTGCAAAAACAGATATCTAACAACCGCAAAGAAATTCGTGAAAGTGCAGCTCAGAATGCGGCGCTTGCAGGTTTATTCCAGCCTTATAGCGTGGGTAAATTTAATGCTACTGCGGCATTGGGAGGATATTCAGATAAGCAGGCAGTAGCCGTTGGGATCGGCTACCGCTTTACAGACAATGTTGCAGGTAAAATGGCAGTTGCGGCCGGTGGAGATTCCGTTTCATGGAACACGGGTATTAGTCTGGAGTTCTGA
- the nifJ gene encoding pyruvate:ferredoxin (flavodoxin) oxidoreductase, with amino-acid sequence MITIDGNGAVASVAFRTSEVIAIYPITPSSTMAEQADAWAGNGLKNVWGDTPRVVEMQSEGGAIATVHGALQTGALSTSFTSSQGLLLMIPTLYKLAGQLTPFVLHVAARTIATHALSIFGDHSDVMAVRQTGCAMLSAGSVQEAQDFALISQIATLKSRVPFIHFFDGFRTSHEINKIVPLADDTILKLMPQAEIDAHRSRALNPEHPVIRGTSANPDTYFQSREATNPWYNAVYDHVEQAMNDFAGATGRQYKPFEYYGHPQAERVIILMGSAIGTCEEVVDELLARGEKVGVLKVRLFRPFSAKHLLQALPETVRTVAVLDRTKEPGAQAEPLYLDVMTALAEAFNSGERETLPRVIGGRYGLSSKEFGPDCVLAVFNELASARPKSRFTVGIYDDVTNLSLPLPENTLPGTAKLEALFYGLGSDGSVSATKNNIKIIGNSTPWYAQGYFVYDSKKAGGLTVSHLRVSEQPIRSAYLVAQADFVGCHQLQFIDKYQMAERLKPSGIFLLNTPYNADEVWARLPQEVQAVLNQKKARFFVINAAKIARECGLAARINTVMQMAFFHLTQILPGDSALAELQGAIAKSYSSKGQELVERNWQALALARESVTEVPLQAVDPHSANRPPVVSDAAPDFVKTVTAAMLAGLGDALPVSALPPDGTWPMGTTRWEKRNIAEEIPIWKEELCTQCNHCVAACPHSAIRAKVVSPEAMENAPASLHSLDVKSRDMRGQKYVLQVAPEDCTGCNLCVEVCPAKDRQNPEIKAINMMSRLEHVEEEKVNYDFFLNLPEIDKSKLERIDIRTSQLITPLFEYSGACSGCGETPYIKLLTQLYGDRMLIANATGCSSIYGGNLPSTPYTTDANGRGPAWANSLFEDNAEFGLGFRLTVDQHRVRVMRLLEQFADRIPTDLNDALHADATPEVRREQVAALRQHLKDVDGAHELLTDADALIEKSIWLIGGDGWAYDIGFGGLDHVLSLTENVNILVLDTQCYSNTGGQASKATPLGAVTKFGEHGKRKARKDLGVSMMMYGHVYVAQISLGAQLNQTVKAIQEAEAYPGPSLIIAYSPCEEHGYDLALSHDQMRQLTATGFWPLYRFDPRRADEGKLPLALDSRPPSDALAETLLNEQRFRRLNAQQPDVAEQLWKDATADLQKRYDFLAQLAGKAEKSGAE; translated from the coding sequence ATGATCACTATTGACGGTAATGGCGCGGTTGCTTCGGTCGCATTCCGTACCAGCGAAGTTATCGCCATCTACCCAATTACGCCCAGTTCGACAATGGCTGAGCAGGCGGATGCCTGGGCCGGAAACGGGCTTAAGAACGTCTGGGGCGATACCCCTCGCGTCGTAGAAATGCAGTCGGAAGGCGGCGCCATCGCCACCGTTCACGGGGCATTACAGACCGGCGCGCTCTCGACCTCATTTACCTCATCTCAGGGCCTGCTGCTGATGATCCCAACGTTGTACAAACTGGCGGGACAGCTCACGCCGTTTGTACTCCACGTCGCCGCACGCACCATTGCTACTCATGCCTTGTCTATTTTTGGCGATCACTCTGATGTGATGGCGGTTCGCCAGACCGGCTGCGCCATGCTGAGCGCCGGTAGCGTTCAGGAAGCGCAGGATTTCGCGCTCATTTCGCAGATTGCCACGCTGAAAAGCCGCGTACCATTTATTCATTTCTTTGATGGTTTCCGCACCTCGCATGAAATCAATAAAATTGTGCCGCTGGCGGATGACACCATTCTGAAACTGATGCCGCAGGCTGAAATTGACGCGCACCGCTCCCGCGCGCTCAATCCTGAACATCCGGTGATTCGCGGCACGTCTGCCAACCCGGATACCTACTTCCAGTCCCGTGAAGCCACGAACCCGTGGTACAACGCGGTTTATGACCACGTTGAACAGGCAATGAATGATTTCGCCGGAGCCACCGGTCGCCAGTACAAGCCGTTTGAATACTATGGCCACCCGCAGGCGGAACGCGTCATTATTCTGATGGGTTCCGCAATCGGCACCTGTGAGGAAGTGGTGGACGAGCTGCTGGCGCGCGGCGAAAAAGTGGGCGTACTGAAAGTCCGTCTGTTCCGTCCGTTCTCAGCAAAACATTTATTACAGGCGCTGCCGGAAACCGTACGTACCGTCGCCGTACTGGATCGCACCAAAGAGCCTGGCGCACAGGCCGAACCGCTGTATCTGGATGTGATGACCGCGCTGGCGGAGGCATTCAACAGCGGCGAGAGAGAAACCTTACCACGGGTGATCGGCGGGCGCTATGGTCTCTCCTCAAAAGAGTTTGGCCCCGATTGCGTGCTGGCTGTTTTCAACGAACTGGCGAGCGCCAGACCCAAATCCCGCTTCACGGTTGGCATCTATGATGATGTCACTAATCTGTCTCTGCCCCTGCCGGAAAACACCCTGCCCGGTACAGCGAAACTGGAAGCGCTATTTTACGGTCTGGGCAGCGACGGCAGCGTTTCTGCAACCAAAAACAACATCAAGATTATTGGTAACTCCACGCCGTGGTATGCACAGGGTTACTTCGTCTATGACTCGAAGAAAGCTGGCGGCCTGACGGTCTCTCACCTGCGCGTCAGCGAGCAGCCGATTCGTTCCGCTTATCTGGTGGCGCAGGCTGATTTTGTCGGCTGCCACCAGTTGCAGTTTATTGATAAGTATCAGATGGCAGAACGTCTGAAACCAAGCGGTATTTTCCTGCTCAATACGCCGTACAACGCAGATGAAGTCTGGGCACGTCTGCCGCAGGAAGTTCAGGCGGTGCTGAACCAGAAAAAAGCGCGGTTCTTTGTAATTAACGCGGCTAAAATCGCCCGCGAATGCGGGCTGGCGGCACGTATTAATACCGTGATGCAGATGGCCTTCTTCCACCTGACGCAGATTCTGCCTGGCGATAGCGCGCTGGCGGAATTACAGGGAGCGATAGCGAAAAGCTACAGCAGTAAAGGCCAGGAGCTGGTTGAGCGTAACTGGCAGGCGCTGGCGCTGGCTCGCGAATCGGTAACAGAAGTTCCGTTGCAGGCGGTGGATCCGCACAGCGCAAATCGTCCTCCGGTGGTGTCTGACGCAGCGCCCGATTTCGTTAAAACGGTTACAGCCGCCATGCTCGCCGGGCTTGGTGACGCCCTGCCCGTTTCAGCGTTGCCGCCAGACGGCACCTGGCCGATGGGGACGACCCGTTGGGAAAAACGCAACATCGCCGAAGAGATCCCTATCTGGAAAGAAGAGCTGTGTACCCAGTGTAACCACTGTGTCGCCGCCTGCCCGCATTCGGCGATCCGCGCTAAAGTGGTTTCGCCGGAAGCAATGGAGAACGCCCCGGCCAGTCTGCACTCGCTGGATGTGAAATCACGCGATATGCGTGGTCAGAAATACGTGTTGCAGGTGGCGCCGGAAGACTGCACGGGTTGTAACCTGTGTGTTGAAGTTTGCCCGGCGAAAGACCGCCAGAACCCTGAAATCAAGGCCATCAATATGATGTCCCGCCTTGAACATGTCGAAGAAGAAAAAGTGAATTATGACTTCTTCCTCAATCTGCCGGAAATCGACAAGAGCAAGCTGGAGCGTATTGATATTCGCACCTCTCAGCTGATCACGCCGCTGTTCGAATACTCCGGCGCCTGCTCCGGTTGTGGTGAAACGCCGTATATCAAGCTGCTGACTCAGCTGTATGGCGACCGCATGTTAATTGCCAACGCGACCGGCTGTTCTTCTATTTATGGCGGTAACCTGCCTTCAACGCCTTACACCACCGATGCCAACGGTCGCGGCCCCGCATGGGCGAACTCGCTGTTTGAAGATAACGCCGAATTCGGTCTGGGCTTCCGCCTGACGGTTGATCAACATCGCGTGCGCGTCATGCGTCTGCTGGAACAGTTCGCCGATCGCATCCCAACGGATTTAAACGACGCATTGCACGCCGACGCGACGCCGGAAGTTCGTCGTGAACAGGTCGCCGCATTACGCCAGCATCTGAAAGATGTCGACGGCGCGCATGAACTGTTAACCGATGCCGATGCGCTGATTGAGAAATCAATCTGGCTGATTGGCGGTGACGGCTGGGCCTACGATATTGGCTTTGGCGGTCTGGATCATGTGCTGAGCCTGACCGAGAACGTCAATATTCTGGTTCTGGACACGCAGTGTTATTCCAATACCGGCGGGCAGGCGTCGAAGGCGACGCCGCTTGGCGCGGTCACGAAGTTTGGCGAACACGGCAAGCGCAAAGCGCGTAAGGATCTGGGTGTGAGCATGATGATGTACGGTCATGTGTATGTCGCGCAGATCTCGCTGGGCGCGCAGTTAAACCAGACGGTGAAAGCAATCCAGGAAGCGGAAGCGTATCCGGGGCCATCGCTGATCATTGCCTACAGCCCATGTGAAGAACACGGCTACGACCTGGCGCTGAGCCACGATCAGATGCGTCAGTTAACGGCTACCGGCTTCTGGCCGCTGTACCGCTTTGACCCGCGTCGCGCCGATGAGGGTAAACTGCCGCTGGCGCTGGATTCCCGTCCACCGTCAGACGCGCTGGCAGAGACGCTGCTCAACGAGCAACGCTTCCGCCGCCTGAATGCACAGCAGCCAGACGTTGCTGAACAGCTCTGGAAGGATGCAACGGCGGATCTGCAAAAACGCTATGACTTCCTTGCTCAACTGGCAGGCAAAGCGGAAAAGAGCGGTGCTGAATAA
- a CDS encoding DUF417 family protein, whose protein sequence is MKNFINRFIRSDYDIVILRLSVIGVFMLFGTYKWFDFEVMALEPLISSTWLNILYLIFGVHGGSYFLGVMETITFLALIIGFARPGVGISGDLIVITTGVTTLSLLPQLGKIDSFIIKDVLLIGAGAVLLKYDLTRYLAFRNGTYRV, encoded by the coding sequence ATGAAGAATTTCATTAATCGATTTATTCGCTCAGATTACGATATCGTCATTCTTCGCCTGAGCGTTATCGGTGTATTTATGCTGTTTGGTACTTATAAATGGTTTGATTTTGAAGTTATGGCCCTGGAGCCTCTGATTTCATCAACATGGCTCAATATTCTGTATTTGATTTTTGGTGTCCACGGGGGAAGTTATTTCCTTGGCGTTATGGAAACCATTACATTTCTTGCGTTGATCATTGGCTTCGCCCGACCTGGTGTTGGCATATCTGGCGATCTCATTGTTATCACTACAGGAGTAACGACTCTGAGTCTGCTGCCACAACTGGGGAAAATTGACAGCTTCATTATCAAGGATGTTCTCTTGATTGGCGCTGGCGCAGTTTTGCTGAAATATGACCTTACCCGGTATCTGGCATTCAGGAATGGAACATACCGGGTATAA